Below is a genomic region from Candidatus Paceibacter sp..
TCAAAAAGAGTTTAAAAATTATTTTTGTGCTTAGAAACGTTAAAAAGTGAACTAGTCTGGTCATATTGTTACAATACAAGCAAGTTTATACAAAAAAAGCGCCAAACGGCGCTTGGAAATAAAAATTAAACAACTCGGGCGGCTATTTCGCCCTTGTCGGAAAATTTCGCGAATCTGAATTTCGATGCTGTTTTCATTTTATTAATTATAATTAAAGCATATTTATTCCAGCTTTTCAACCCGCGCGCCAAGGAGACGGATAATTTTCTTTTTCGGATTTTTGCGGCTGTCCAGATACGGCATCAGCAATTTCATGGTTTCTTTTTTCAGCGTGTCCAAAGAGTTTGCCGGTTCCGATACCGTGTGAGCCGAGGTTTTGGTTTCAAAATCGGAAAAGCGGACCGTTATGCCGACTGTCTTAAAGCTTCTGAAGCCGCTTTTTCGGAAGCGGTCAAAAACTCTTCCGCATAGTTCCGCCATCTTTCCAAAAATAAAATCGGCGGCCAGCGTGTCGCGGGCGAACGTTTCCTGCTCGCCAATGGATTTGGCTTCATGTTCCGTTTCCAGCTCGGTCTCCCCGAGTCCGCGCGCTTTATAGTACAGACCGGCTCCCCATTTGCCGAGCATCTTTTCCAGTTCCTCTTTGGAAAATTTCCGCAGGTCTTTTATTTTTTCCACCCCTTTGCTTTTCAGCAAACTTTCCGTCTTTGGCCCGACCCCGGGCAAAGCACTAGCTGGCATTTCCGCCAAAAAGTCTTCCGCGTCTTTTTCTTTCACCGCGGTAAGGCCGTCCGGCTTTTGGAAGCCGGAAGCGATTTTGGCTATCAGCTTGTTCGGCCCGATTCCCACCGAAGCGGTCAGGTTTTCTTTACGGCGGATTTCTTTTTTGATTTTCCGGCAAATTTCTTCCGCTCTCTCGTA
It encodes:
- the dinB gene encoding DNA polymerase IV, with the protein product KIIAHIDMDAFFAAVEERDRPEIKGRPVAVGADPAGGNGRGVVSTANYAARRYGIFSATPISKAWRLSEKAKKEGKPPVVFLAVDFEKYNKVSERIMKIISEHSPKVEQASVDEAYFDLSETGSYERAEEICRKIKKEIRRKENLTASVGIGPNKLIAKIASGFQKPDGLTAVKEKDAEDFLAEMPASALPGVGPKTESLLKSKGVEKIKDLRKFSKEELEKMLGKWGAGLYYKARGLGETELETEHEAKSIGEQETFARDTLAADFIFGKMAELCGRVFDRFRKSGFRSFKTVGITVRFSDFETKTSAHTVSEPANSLDTLKKETMKLLMPYLDSRKNPKKKIIRLLGARVEKLE